The proteins below are encoded in one region of Candidatus Eisenbacteria bacterium:
- a CDS encoding glycerophosphodiester phosphodiesterase family protein, translated as MRKILPAVALIVLCISCVQTEGTQKHYVSFEGPAGLREYLRWHPGKTPLLGAHRGGPADGFPENCIATFERALDYAPCLIECDVRRSKDGALVLMHDDNLDRTTTGRGGISDFTLVELEELRLVDGNGVVTEYEIPTLDEALCWAKGKAVLELDVKDPVTPEEIVDIIRTRRAHDRVIVIAYGWRSAETYYRLDNELSISCSAGDVEGVEYMLRSAVPSQNLIAFVGVSEPSGDVYRLLHEQGICAILGTLGNLDRKARSRGVDVYLDLLRNGADVLATDDVEFASKALALHGANLQRQ; from the coding sequence ATGAGAAAGATACTGCCCGCGGTCGCTCTGATCGTACTCTGCATCTCCTGCGTTCAAACCGAGGGAACACAGAAGCACTATGTTTCCTTCGAGGGCCCCGCCGGACTGCGCGAGTACCTGCGGTGGCATCCCGGAAAGACCCCTCTTCTCGGTGCTCACAGGGGCGGACCGGCTGACGGTTTTCCCGAGAACTGTATCGCCACGTTCGAAAGGGCTCTCGACTATGCTCCGTGCCTGATCGAGTGCGATGTGCGAAGATCGAAGGACGGCGCCTTGGTGCTCATGCACGATGACAATCTCGATCGCACGACTACCGGACGGGGCGGCATATCGGATTTCACTCTCGTCGAACTCGAGGAGTTGCGCCTGGTCGACGGCAACGGCGTGGTAACCGAGTACGAAATACCGACCCTGGATGAGGCCCTGTGCTGGGCGAAAGGCAAGGCGGTGCTCGAGCTGGACGTCAAGGACCCCGTAACTCCCGAAGAAATCGTTGACATCATTCGGACCCGGCGAGCGCACGATCGTGTCATCGTTATCGCATACGGCTGGCGCAGCGCCGAGACGTATTATCGCCTGGACAACGAGCTGAGTATTTCCTGTTCGGCGGGTGATGTCGAAGGTGTCGAATACATGCTCCGGAGCGCCGTCCCATCTCAGAATCTAATCGCGTTCGTCGGGGTGTCCGAACCGTCGGGAGACGTCTATCGACTTCTTCACGAGCAAGGGATCTGCGCCATTCTGGGCACCTTGGGCAACCTGGATCGGAAGGCGAGATCCAGGGGCGTCGACGTCTACTTGGATCTCTTGCGGAACGGGGCGGACGTCCTCGCAACGGATGACGTGGAGTTCGCATCCAAGGCGCTGGCTTTGCACGGGGCGAATCTTCAGCGGCAGTAG